The Amycolatopsis viridis genome window below encodes:
- a CDS encoding adenosylcobinamide-GDP ribazoletransferase: MLTGDALRMAVGTLTALPTPAPRVIDRRVAAGAMLLAPLAAVPLAVLAGVVVLAGDALRLPAVAVAGLAVGAVGLASRGLHLDGLADTADGLGASFDRTRALDIMRRGDSGPTGVATLVLVLIVQCGALAGAIGAGHGVTAAFAGTLLGRWVLALCCTRGVPSARPEGLGATVAGSVRLLWTILTCGVAAGLATLAPGLPWWRGPVAVAAAFLAAGVVVWRCTARLGGITGDVLGAGVEFAAAAAWLALAP, translated from the coding sequence ATGCTGACCGGCGACGCGCTGCGGATGGCCGTGGGCACCCTCACCGCGCTCCCGACCCCGGCCCCGCGCGTCATCGACCGCCGGGTCGCCGCCGGAGCCATGCTGCTGGCCCCGCTGGCAGCGGTTCCGCTCGCGGTGCTCGCCGGGGTGGTGGTCCTCGCCGGAGACGCCCTGCGGTTACCGGCGGTCGCCGTGGCCGGGCTCGCCGTCGGCGCGGTGGGCCTGGCCAGCCGCGGCCTGCACCTCGACGGGCTCGCCGACACCGCGGACGGCCTCGGCGCCTCGTTCGACCGCACCCGGGCACTGGACATCATGCGCCGGGGCGATTCGGGCCCCACCGGCGTCGCCACGCTCGTGCTCGTGCTGATCGTCCAATGTGGAGCGCTAGCGGGCGCGATCGGCGCCGGTCACGGGGTCACCGCCGCCTTCGCGGGCACGCTGCTCGGCCGGTGGGTGCTGGCGCTGTGCTGCACCCGCGGCGTGCCCTCGGCGCGGCCGGAGGGCCTGGGCGCGACCGTGGCCGGCAGCGTTCGTCTCCTGTGGACAATCCTCACGTGCGGCGTCGCCGCCGGACTGGCCACGCTCGCCCCCGGCCTACCGTGGTGGCGCGGCCCGGTCGCGGTCGCCGCGGCCTTCCTCGCCGCGGGCGTCGTGGTGTGGCGGTGCACCGCCCGGCTGGGCGGCATCACCGGGGACGTCCTCGGCGCCGGCGTGGAGTTCGCCGCCGCGGCGGCCTGGCTGGCCCTCGCGCCGTAG
- the cobT gene encoding nicotinate-nucleotide--dimethylbenzimidazole phosphoribosyltransferase produces the protein MTRFDIPVPSAAAHAAALERLDALVKPVGALGRLEELAAWLCAASGQVPPPPITRPRVVVFAGDHGVSRLSAYPREVTAAMVRVFLAGKSGVNVLAREAGAGVRVLDIAVDADLSDVPEAVRAWKVRRGSGSIDVEDALAAGEARRAFEAGRAVADAEVDDGADLLIPGDMGIGNTTVAAALVAAALGVPAEDVVGTGTGVDDAGRARKVSVVRAAVERAGARVADPFELLTALGSACAAATAGFLVQGAVRGVPVLLDGVFSGAAAVVAAEIAPGAARWWLAGHRSTEPSQAFALKSLGLTPILDLGLRLGEGSGAVQAVPTLRAARAVIADMGLLADLA, from the coding sequence GTGACCCGTTTCGACATCCCGGTGCCCAGCGCGGCCGCGCACGCCGCCGCGCTGGAGCGGCTGGACGCGCTCGTCAAACCGGTGGGCGCGCTGGGCAGGCTGGAGGAGCTCGCCGCGTGGCTGTGCGCCGCGTCCGGTCAGGTTCCGCCGCCGCCGATCACCCGGCCCCGCGTGGTGGTCTTCGCCGGTGATCACGGCGTGAGCCGCCTGTCGGCCTATCCGCGCGAGGTCACCGCTGCGATGGTGCGGGTGTTCCTGGCCGGCAAGAGCGGCGTGAACGTGCTGGCCCGCGAGGCCGGTGCCGGTGTGCGGGTGCTGGACATCGCGGTCGACGCGGATCTGTCCGACGTGCCGGAAGCGGTGCGGGCGTGGAAGGTCCGGCGCGGGTCGGGGTCGATCGACGTCGAGGACGCGCTGGCGGCGGGCGAGGCGCGGCGGGCGTTCGAGGCGGGCCGCGCGGTCGCCGACGCCGAGGTCGACGACGGTGCGGACCTCCTGATCCCCGGCGACATGGGCATCGGCAACACGACCGTGGCCGCGGCCCTGGTCGCGGCGGCGCTCGGGGTGCCGGCGGAGGACGTCGTCGGCACCGGCACCGGTGTCGACGATGCCGGGCGGGCGCGGAAGGTTTCGGTGGTGCGCGCCGCGGTCGAGCGGGCCGGTGCGCGGGTGGCGGACCCGTTCGAGCTGCTCACCGCGCTGGGCAGCGCGTGCGCGGCCGCGACGGCCGGGTTCCTGGTGCAGGGTGCCGTGCGCGGGGTGCCGGTGCTGCTGGACGGCGTGTTCTCCGGAGCGGCCGCGGTGGTGGCGGCGGAGATCGCGCCCGGCGCGGCGCGGTGGTGGCTGGCCGGGCACCGCTCGACCGAGCCGTCGCAAGCGTTTGCGCTCAAGTCGCTGGGGCTGACGCCGATCCTGGACCTGGGTCTGCGGCTCGGCGAGGGCAGCGGCGCGGTCCAGGCGGTCCCCACGCTGCGCGCGGCGCGTGCCGTAATCGCGGACATGGGCCTGCTGGCCGATCTCGCCTGA